From the genome of Nicotiana sylvestris chromosome 2, ASM39365v2, whole genome shotgun sequence, one region includes:
- the LOC138884312 gene encoding pentatricopeptide repeat-containing protein At5g28460-like — translation MHVFEKIGGSESDGILVKPDLVLYNTLIDGLCKVGRQEEGFKLMVKMRLESGYELNTVTYYLIDGFCKASEIEKHGKPDRYTYNTLISYFSQKEQFATAHRVMKRMIDDGGNVDEAMKIFQNMCSSTNVPPNTAIYNTLIDALCKSDKVETGISLLGDMKDKGD, via the exons ATGCATGTGTTTGAGAAGATAGGAGGCAGTGAAAGTGATGGCATTCTTGTTAAGCCTGACCTTGTTCTCTACAATACATTGATTGATGGGCTTTGTAAGGTAGGGAGGCAAGAAGAAGGGTTTAAGTTGATGGTAAAGATGAGGCTGGAGAGTGGATATGAACTTAATACTGTTACCTATTACTTGATAGATGGTTTCTGCAAAGCAAGCGAGATTGAGAAG CATGGGAAACCTGATCGCTACACCTACAACACTTTGATATCATATTTCAGCCAGAAGGAGCAATTTGCAACTGCCCATAGAGTTATGAAGAGGATGATTGATGATG GTGGAAATGTTGACGAAGCTATGAAAATATTCCAGAATATGTGTTCTTCTACAAATGTGCCACCAAACACTGCCATATACAATACTTTGATCGACGCTCTCTGCAAGAGTGACAAAGTAGAAACTGGAATTTCTTTGTTGGGTGATATGAAGGACAAAGGGGATTGA